CCGAACGGAAGAGACCTCCGACCCGCCAAGACCGGAGTCCACGGCGACAAAGCCGGGGGCCACGACCCTGCCGGTGGCATCGATGACGCGGGCACCAGCCGGCGCGGCACCGGTGCCGACCGAGACGATGCGGCCCCCCCGGATGACGACGGTGCCGTTCTCGATGACCGAGGTGCCGGTCAGCACGCGGCCGCCGGTGATTGCGGTCGTTTCCTGAGAGACGGCGGGTGTCGCCAGCGCAAGGGCGGCGACGGCCAGAAGGCCCTTGATCGACAGGGATGCGGTTTTCATCAGCGGGCTCCCTGGCGGGTGGCGGCGGCGTCCTGGCCATAGCCGGGTTGGCCCAGTTCAAAGTCGGAAAGCGGCTGATAGGCCGGATCGAAGCGGTCGAAGGCCAGTCCGCCGTCGATGAAGACCTGATCGGCGCGGGCATAGACGCTGAAGGGATTGGCGCTCCAGATCACCACGTCGGCGCGCTTGCCGACTTCCAGCGAGCCGGTCTGATCTTCGATGCCGATGGCCTTTGCGGCGTTCAGGGTGATCCAGCTGATCGCGTGCTCTTCGGAGATGTCCAGACCGGCGCGGCGGCCCGCCGACAGGGCGGCGGCAGCTTCCTGGTTCAGGCGCTGGATCAGTTCGGCGTCATCCGAGTGGACCACGGCGCAGGATCCCTGGGCCGCATCGACCAGGGCGACGTTCTCTTCGATCCCGTCCAGCGATTCCATCTTGAAGCCCCACCAGCCGGTCCACATGGCCGCGCAGATGCCTTCGCGCGCCAGGGTGGGAGCCAGTTTGTAGGCCTCGGTCGCATGGTGGAAGGTGGTGATCCGGTATCCGAACTCACGCGACATATCGATCATCAGCGCCATCTCGTCGGCGCGGTAGCAGTGGTTCTGCACCAGGATCGAACCGTCCAGCACGCCGGCCAGGGTGTCGTTCTGCAGATTGCGCGTCGGGGGCGTGCCCTCTCCGGTCTCGCGCCAGCGGTCCCATTTGTCCTTGTAGTCGCGCGCCGCGATGAAGCCGGCGCGATAGCCTGCCATATTGCCCATGCCGGTCGCCGGCGAGCTGTTGCGGCCGCCATACACCCGCGACGGGTTCTCGCCGCAGGCCATCTTGATCGTATAGGGGGCACCCGGGAACTTCATGCCCTGCATGGTCACGGACGGCACGTTGCGCAGTGTCACGCCGCGCCCGCCGAACAGATTGGCCGAGCCGGGCAGGATGTGAAGCGTCGTCACCCCGCCCGCCCGTGCGGCGTTGAAGCCGGGGTCCTGGGGCCAGACGGAATGTTCGACCCAGACCTGGGCCGTGTTCGGATTGGTGGGCTCGTTGACGTCGCTGTTCCCCTGGACGCCCGGTGACGGGCCGGCCCCGAGGTGGGAGTGGACATCGATGATGCCGGGGGTGACGAAGCGGCCCTGGGCATTCACGACGCGATACCCAGACGGGATGGGGGTGGAGGCGTCGCCGACCGCCGCGACCTTGCCGTCCGTCACCACGACGGTGCCGTTCTCGATCCGCTGGCCTGCGCCTGTGAAGACGGTGCCTCCGACGATCGCCATGTTCTCGCGCGGCAGGCCGCGATACGTCGAAGGATAGGGGTCCAGATTGGTCGCGGCGTCCATGCCGGTGGGCAGGGCGCGGGCCTGACGGGCAGGGGCGGTCTCGCTGCCTTCGCTGTCGGCCGCGCCGGTCGCGCAGGCGGAAACAGCCAGGGCCATGGCGCAGGCGAGTATCCTGAGGCCGGAGCCTGGAGAAAGATCGGTCGTCATTGAAGAACCCCCTTGTCGCCCACGGGCCAGAGCATGGCGCGAGCGTTCGAACAGGGCGGCATAGAAACGGGTGGACCCTGACGCGTAAAGCCCCTTTCGTCCGGTGACGAAGCATCGGGGCGGTCCATCCGCACGCCTGGGGACAAGCCGCCGCCCTCACGGGAAAATGAACAGCGCCGAGCGATGGGGCCGTTAAGGTTTGCCCATGATGCCGAGGGCCATGATCTTACCGCTGGCAGCCCTGATCGCGGGCCTGCTGGCTGCCGCATCGGCGGCCCAGACGAACGGGATCCAGCCTGGTCGGCGCGCTGGGCCGCCTGCTGAACCCGTCGTGGTGGAGTTGTTCACCGCTCAGGGCTGCAGCGGGTGTCCCGATGCCAATCGGGTATTCGAGACCCTGTCCGCCCGGCCGGGCGTGATCGCCCTGACGTATCCGGTCGACTATTGGGACTATCTGGGTTGGGCAGACACCTTTGCCCGGCCCGAGTTTACCCGCCGCCAGCAGTCCTATGGGCAGGCCCTGCGTCTGCGGGCCGTGTCGACGCCCCAGGTCATCATCGACGGACGCCGGGTCGCCTCGGCCGCGCGCGAGGCCGAGCTGACGCTGGCGGTCGATGAGGAGGCCGCCCGCCGCGACTATCCCCCCGAGATCGAGTTTCGGCAGGACGGAAAGCGGGTCGGGGTCGGGTCCGGGACCGTCCCGGCCGGTGGAGCCGATGTGGTCGCAGTCACCTATGTCGCCGGGTCCCAGGTCGTTCAGGTGGGCGGGGGTGACAATCGGGGCAAGGCGGTTCGACAGGTCAATGTCGTGCGCCGCATCATCCGCCTGGGCGACTGGACCGGCCGCCCGGCCTTGTTCGATCTCCCTGCGACCACCGCGGACACCGAATCCGTGGTGATCCTGGTTCAAAGCCGGACCGATCGCCGCATCCTGGCGGCTGCGGTCCCCGACTGACGGCGTTCTGCGATGCGCTGGCGGTCCCCGTCAGCTTCGGTCAGTATCCCCATTGCGCCGGATGATCTGAAACGGCTGCAGGGGGCCCGTATGCGTCGGGCCGTGACGGGACGATGATGATGGCTGGATTCAAGCTGGGCAGGAGCGCGCGACGACTGGGGCTGGGGCTGGGGCTGATCGCGGCCCTTGCAGGCGCCTCCCCGGTTGAGGTCTCTGCCCCTGTCCAGGACCCGTCGGCCCTGTCGCCCGAGGCAGTAGGGATCGGCCAGGTCGTCACCGCGGCGGAGCTGGCCGCCTGGGGGCGTCGACGCGGCGATCCCGGAGCCCTGATCCTGGCGGCGCGGATGTTGGGCGAGGTGCCGGTGCGGGTCGGCGAGGGCGAGGCTCCCATTCTGACGCCTGACCGGCTGCTGGACGAGGCCGCGTCCCTGTCCCTGGGTCAGCCGGCGTGGCTGGACGCGATTGATCGTGTGCGTGAGCACGGCAGCCGGGGGGTCGATTCCTCCTCGTTCGGAGAGGGGCCGATCTTCACCGTCAAGGAGGTGCGCGCGCGCGCTGTCTATGGCTTCAATGTTCAGGCTCGCGGAGGCGAGGTCCTGCGGATCGCGGCCATCGGCGATGGCGACACCAATATCGATCTGTCGATGCGCGACGCCAGCGGGGCTGTGATCTGCCGCGACGGATCGGGTGATCATTACCCGGTCTGCACCGTCGTCCCGCCCCGTGCCGGTACCGTGCGGATCGACATCATCAACCGCGGCGACGTCTGGACCAAGGTCCAGATCCTGAGCAACTGAACGGCCGGATGACGGGGGGCTGAGTATGGGCAGGGGGCGAGTTCTGGCAGGCGTGCTGGCGGCGGCTATGGCCGCAGTCACGCTCGGCCTGACGCTGCGGAGCGACGCCGTGGCCACGGTGCGCGACGATACGCCCGCCTCCCTCAGGGCCGAGGCATTCGAAGCCGCGCAATGGGCCATCGCCTCCGACGCCGCCGACGCCCTGGCCAAGGTCTCTGCGCGCTTTGCTGCGGGGGACGATGCGCTTGGCCAACTGGCCGAGGATCGCGAGAGACTGGTCGGCCGCCGCGATCGACTGGAGCGCGAACTGGAGGGTCTTTATGGCCTGGCCGGCGAGGAAGGCGTGCGTCGTCGCGCCGAAAGCCGGGCCGAATACGACAGTGTCCTGGAACGCCTGCGCGCCCTGGACGCCCAGATCGCGGTCCAGTTTCCAGCCTATGCCGAGTTGACGCGCCCCCGCGCCCTGACGGTCGAGGAAACGCAGGCGTTGCTGGGACCGGACGAGGCCCTGCTGCTGGTTCTGGTCAACCCGGAAGCCACCTATGTCTGGGGGGTGTCGAGGGACCGGATCGAGTGGGCTCGGGCGGCAGGCCTCGGCGAAAAGGCGATGTCGGAGGCGGTTGGGCGCCTGCGGGCCTCGCTGACCCAGGCGGCCGCGGCGCGTGGTGACGAGCCCGAGTTCGACCCCATGATCTTCGAGGGGCGCCCGGTGCCTGCCTATGATCGCGCCACCGCCCACCGTCTCTACGCCGAGCTGATCCAGCCGGTGGAGGGTGTGTTCGAGGGCAAGTCGACGCTGATCACCGTGGTCACGGGCGCGCTGACGACCCTGCCCCTGGCGGTGCTGATGACCGAGCCGTCCACTGGCCTGGATACCGACCGGGACGCGCTGGACGGGGCGTCCTGGCTGATCGACCGCTATGCCCTGGCCAGCCTGCCGTCGGTGTCGAGCCTGAAGGCCCTGCGCTGCCATCTGGTCGTCGCCTCCGCCGACCGTCACCCCGGCTGCCCACCGGGCAAGATCGAACCGACCAGAGCCGACGCCGCAGTGCCCGAGCGGATCCAGCTGGCCGCATTCGGCGCGCCGGTGCTGTCAGGTCAGGCCGTGCGCGGCTCGCGCGGGACCGAGCCTGCTGACAGGGTCATGGGCGAGGGACGGCTGGCCAATGTGGCCGTGCTGCGCGCCCTGCCGGACCTGCCGGGATCGCGGGCCGAGCTGGCGGCTCTTGGCAGGCGCTATCCGAACAGCCTGGTTCGTACCGGGGCCGAGGCGACCGAGGATGCCGTTCGGCGGACGGATACCGCCGCCCTGTCGAATGCGCGCTTCGTGGTCTTCTCCACCCATGGACTGATGGCCGGAGCCTCTGTGGCGGAGCCGGGCCTGGTCCTGACGCCTCCGACCACGGCGTCTGAGGCGGACGACGGCTATCTGACGGCGTCCGAGGCGGCGCAACTGCGGCTGAGGGCCGAGTTTGTGGTGCTGTCGGCCTGTAATACGGCAGCGTCAGACGGGCGGCCGGGCGGCGAGGGGCTGTCGGGTCTGGCCCGCGCCTTTTTCTATGCCGGGGCCCGTTCGGTGCTGGTCTCGCACTGGGAGGTCTCCGACCTGGCCACCACGGCGCTGATCACCGGCACCTTTGCGGGACTGGACACGGCGGCACCCGATGATTCGGCAGCACGGGCCAAGAGCCTCCAAGCGGCCATGCTGGCCGTTCGCTCAGAAAGGCGTTGGGGGCACCCGGCCTATTGGGCGGCCTTCACCCTGGTCGGGACCCCGGGCTGAGGTCTGCGGGCCGGCATCAGGCCAGCACGTCGTTATAGGCCGTGTTTCGGCGGTGCCAGGCGACGGCATAACTGCATCGCGGGACCAGTTTCAGGCCTTCGGCTCGCGCGTGGTCAGCCAGGGCCTGCATGAAGCGGCCCGCCGCGCCGGTGCCGCGCAGGGCCTCGTCCGCCTCGACATGCAAGATGATGCGCGTGCCGCCCTGAACCGCATAGTCAGCCCAGACGGGGCGTTCGGTGCCCTGTGAATCCGGCTCGGTCTGGTGAAAGCGCTGTGCCCCGGTGTCGTCGGTGAAGGCCGTCATGACTGCGTCTCCGCTTCTGTCCTGATCCAAGCCTGCGGCGGGCGAACGGTTCCCGTCAGGCCGGGCGATCCTGCAGCAGGTTCAGCAGCCCCAGCACACTCTTGACCGTGAACCACACCGTCACGAGGAACCACAGGATGACGAACAGGATCAGGAACGGGATCCCGATCGCAACGAACGAGAAGACCAAGCTGACTGCGATCAGGATCCAAAGGGCCACCGTCCACCAGAAGGTCTGCCAGAACAGGGCGATCTGGGCATCCAGGTGCTGACGCGCCACGCCCGTCGCCGATCCGCGCGTGGCATAGGCCACGACCAGTCCGACCAGCACCAGGGTGTTGGCGCTGGGCAGGGACAGCAGATACAGGCCCCAGGCGATCAGGGCGGCGGGCTTGCCTTCGGAATCGTTCGACTGGAAGGACGGTCGGCTGGACGGAGGCAGGTCGGTCATGGGTCAGAACAGCCAGTGTCTGGGGTTGTCGATGGGCCGGTCGGCCTTCAGCCGCCAGACGCCCCAGGCACCGCGGGCCAGGGTCCAGACGGCCAGAACGAAAAGAACGAAGACCCCCAGGCCGATCACGATCAGGATCACGCCCAACAGGGCCGTGATGGCGGCGGCATAAAGGGTGCGCTGCTGATAGATGAAATGGCTTCGGGCCACCGGGTCGCTGGGGCCCTCGCGTCCGAACACGGCCAGCAGGCCGATCGCCGCCGAGACGCCCAGCGTCGGGACGGAGAACAGGATCAGCGCGTAGACGGAATAGAGACCCATGATGCCCTCGATCGACGCGGTCTTGCGACGCGCCATGGTCTGGACCGGCGCAATGGTGGATTCGGCCTGGCGCAGCTGTTCACGCCAGCCCGGTTTCAAGTCGGCATCCACCAC
The genomic region above belongs to Brevundimonas vitisensis and contains:
- a CDS encoding amidohydrolase, producing the protein MTTDLSPGSGLRILACAMALAVSACATGAADSEGSETAPARQARALPTGMDAATNLDPYPSTYRGLPRENMAIVGGTVFTGAGQRIENGTVVVTDGKVAAVGDASTPIPSGYRVVNAQGRFVTPGIIDVHSHLGAGPSPGVQGNSDVNEPTNPNTAQVWVEHSVWPQDPGFNAARAGGVTTLHILPGSANLFGGRGVTLRNVPSVTMQGMKFPGAPYTIKMACGENPSRVYGGRNSSPATGMGNMAGYRAGFIAARDYKDKWDRWRETGEGTPPTRNLQNDTLAGVLDGSILVQNHCYRADEMALMIDMSREFGYRITTFHHATEAYKLAPTLAREGICAAMWTGWWGFKMESLDGIEENVALVDAAQGSCAVVHSDDAELIQRLNQEAAAALSAGRRAGLDISEEHAISWITLNAAKAIGIEDQTGSLEVGKRADVVIWSANPFSVYARADQVFIDGGLAFDRFDPAYQPLSDFELGQPGYGQDAAATRQGAR
- a CDS encoding DUF1223 domain-containing protein translates to MILPLAALIAGLLAAASAAQTNGIQPGRRAGPPAEPVVVELFTAQGCSGCPDANRVFETLSARPGVIALTYPVDYWDYLGWADTFARPEFTRRQQSYGQALRLRAVSTPQVIIDGRRVASAAREAELTLAVDEEAARRDYPPEIEFRQDGKRVGVGSGTVPAGGADVVAVTYVAGSQVVQVGGGDNRGKAVRQVNVVRRIIRLGDWTGRPALFDLPATTADTESVVILVQSRTDRRILAAAVPD
- a CDS encoding CHAT domain-containing protein, which gives rise to MAAVTLGLTLRSDAVATVRDDTPASLRAEAFEAAQWAIASDAADALAKVSARFAAGDDALGQLAEDRERLVGRRDRLERELEGLYGLAGEEGVRRRAESRAEYDSVLERLRALDAQIAVQFPAYAELTRPRALTVEETQALLGPDEALLLVLVNPEATYVWGVSRDRIEWARAAGLGEKAMSEAVGRLRASLTQAAAARGDEPEFDPMIFEGRPVPAYDRATAHRLYAELIQPVEGVFEGKSTLITVVTGALTTLPLAVLMTEPSTGLDTDRDALDGASWLIDRYALASLPSVSSLKALRCHLVVASADRHPGCPPGKIEPTRADAAVPERIQLAAFGAPVLSGQAVRGSRGTEPADRVMGEGRLANVAVLRALPDLPGSRAELAALGRRYPNSLVRTGAEATEDAVRRTDTAALSNARFVVFSTHGLMAGASVAEPGLVLTPPTTASEADDGYLTASEAAQLRLRAEFVVLSACNTAASDGRPGGEGLSGLARAFFYAGARSVLVSHWEVSDLATTALITGTFAGLDTAAPDDSAARAKSLQAAMLAVRSERRWGHPAYWAAFTLVGTPG
- a CDS encoding GNAT family N-acetyltransferase; translation: MTAFTDDTGAQRFHQTEPDSQGTERPVWADYAVQGGTRIILHVEADEALRGTGAAGRFMQALADHARAEGLKLVPRCSYAVAWHRRNTAYNDVLA